One Bacteroidota bacterium genomic window carries:
- a CDS encoding immunoglobulin domain-containing protein → MTPDYNRTIFEIQKLKKTTTMKKATTFQKSCIAIILFFGIALNSVFAQTPLFTQNFNSSSTLSNYINSSSPNNGQFNAITTSSGMTASITGSALQFVRTSGTGSFSRTTNFSPIPSGIIYKFDLNVTASSQTGTVARWQVGDGFGTNNSNESSNDCYAQFAIDFRTGNNYRINDISNGNTSSNFSGGTVRTITWVLNNSGNTLSYNAPDGTVKTVSNNRTDLWVGNTRVITGADVEDNGNISDLKFVFSNGTGTVIMDNILITQYIPVVTTQPSASPSVCAGTSVTFTAAASGLPTPTVKWQKNISSVWTDISGATSNTYTISTPVVADAGQYRALYTNSEGSTGSNTSTLTVTAIPTGGSVNSSATVCSGSNSGTLTLSGNTGTVQKWQSSTNGGSNWNDISNTSSSQNYTNLSTTTMYRAVVQSSGCTANSASATITVNPTTSITTQPTNSSVCQNSNASFNVAANGVGLSYQWQDNSTGSFADISGATSATLNLTSVGVAMSGRQYKCIVSGTCGSATSNTVTLTVSTPSIGGSVSTSTSVCAGSNSGVLTLSGHTGTVQKWQSSTNGGSNWNDISNTSTSQSYTNLSTTTMYRAVVVSGVCASANSTAATITVNALPTAYTVTGGGSYCTGGAGVSVGLSNSQTGVNYQLKLAGINTGSPVAGTGSAIGFGIHTTSGNYTVEATNTSTSCVSNMTGSANININPLPTVSLAASTIDCFNSLLTATNSGGTMATVSGTNGTDFSISAFGTSTISSSITLPAGYLTAASNITVTMNIDHTGAGDLVATLISPSCGQTVLFNRPGGSGNGNDLVNTADYVFATSFGTTFPGSSGGEVPTGNYNASFSGLTYPCTNIAGTWTLQIQDMQFSRGGTLRSWSIAISNAGGYTTVFNGPASIGTTLNTNVLATATVTPPNGTNSYTAITTDANGCVSAPSNSVNVVIAPTFSLSSLPASQVSCVGQTATFDVVASGSGLSYQWRKGLSNLSNGGNIAGANSSTLTLSNLAAVDAANNYNVVVTDGSCTLTSPDVSLGVGTTLPATPVVTPTSAVLFPGDIQALTATNTASSTLGTGTSTNTTTGYPAVLGTYYGGARHQVLVLASELTTMGIVAGEAINSISFDVANTNNAHPMTNYTINIGNTALSALNATFVGGLSQVYYTASYTANNGLNLINFSSPFVWNGTSNIVIETVFNNNYLGTTTNPNCSIKYTTTAFTSVNYSREDNVGAGNGPILALSSDGTSNRRPNMVFGHVVPSSITWSPMVDLYTDAAATVAYTGGNAIMLYASPSSTTTYSAIATSSLGCPSASSSSATLTVITTPPNCVTATVNGAACVTATSLSWPAASNYPSGYYVYVGTDNPPTNMIYQQDIGLTTSYNLPSLQGATTYYYQIAPYNANGENTLCAAGSFVSGTSATSQVTQVTAYTISLENAVVPALPCGVISSDENFPNDATSWYTSTAAPRSGGKHLSIDKNPNNVTAKDDWVYSAPLALTAGKLYRIYWYSRVSSAAHTENYEVFMSNSPDAATMLTTSSIFTGATNLLSYQLDSSADIIPPFTGEYYFAIHANSPANRGSLYLDDISVIEIPVTALSPLSCTTIPSMSDQLFCNTILGAQDYKYKIENLSTSFSYEYTRNFAIPDFRLIWAPGVLYGNTYDVSVSYKKNNVWSPYGAACPVTIGAFPIIQLRPSSCGISITDQSVQLFTDSVPGANDYEYRIVNSTLGYDHTWSRGNTSTNYRLSWAYQYSPILVESLPYGYTYDVQVRALVGKTGAAYGNLPGEFGSFGSVCTITLAGSPQTQLKPTSCGITLNNLTDQIFCIPVSGATDYEYHIENSFIGYDKYVTRNSVNTDFRLSWISSNTVMGLRFATTYNISVRAKVGGVWLNFGPMCQVTTPAHPMTKLQNAYCTYTLPTFQTTLYSDAVLGVTNYRYHITGPNGYDRIVERNAPSNDFKFTWSMKCCGQQNVLPNTTYQVEVATYAGGVWSDYGTPCDVTIGNSISRMAATNMNEVSELTPEMGAVSVNVYPNPAVAGQVFTINVNGFDDETSSVYQINLYDAIGKVVYTSTNKANASGELILTPDLQLAAGVYFIEVKNNAISLREKLVVE, encoded by the coding sequence ATGACACCAGATTACAACAGAACAATTTTTGAAATTCAAAAATTAAAAAAAACAACCACCATGAAAAAAGCTACAACTTTTCAAAAAAGTTGCATTGCCATTATTCTATTTTTTGGCATTGCCTTGAATAGTGTGTTTGCACAAACACCACTGTTCACCCAGAACTTTAATAGCTCGAGCACTCTTTCGAACTATATTAATAGTTCTAGTCCAAACAACGGACAGTTTAATGCCATCACCACCTCTAGTGGTATGACAGCCTCCATTACCGGAAGCGCACTTCAATTTGTTAGAACTTCGGGAACAGGTTCGTTCTCCAGAACTACAAATTTTAGTCCGATACCTTCTGGAATCATTTACAAGTTCGACTTAAATGTTACTGCTTCCAGTCAAACTGGTACAGTTGCACGTTGGCAAGTTGGTGATGGTTTCGGTACCAACAATAGCAATGAAAGTTCAAACGATTGCTATGCTCAATTTGCTATTGATTTTAGAACAGGAAACAATTATCGAATAAATGATATATCGAATGGGAATACATCAAGTAATTTTAGTGGTGGAACTGTAAGAACTATTACTTGGGTTTTAAACAATTCAGGAAATACACTTTCATACAATGCTCCAGATGGAACAGTTAAAACGGTTTCTAACAACCGCACCGATTTATGGGTGGGTAACACACGTGTTATTACCGGAGCTGATGTTGAAGATAATGGAAATATTAGCGATTTGAAGTTTGTGTTCAGTAATGGAACCGGTACGGTAATTATGGATAACATTTTAATTACCCAATACATTCCTGTAGTTACAACTCAACCAAGCGCTTCTCCTTCGGTATGTGCCGGAACAAGTGTAACTTTTACAGCTGCAGCAAGCGGTTTACCAACACCTACGGTAAAATGGCAAAAAAATATTAGCAGCGTATGGACCGACATTTCAGGAGCAACTTCAAATACATATACCATTTCTACACCGGTTGTTGCAGATGCCGGCCAATACCGCGCGCTATATACCAACAGTGAAGGTTCAACAGGAAGTAATACCTCTACTTTAACTGTTACTGCAATTCCAACAGGTGGATCAGTTAATTCAAGTGCGACTGTATGTTCTGGTTCAAATAGTGGAACATTAACCTTAAGTGGTAATACGGGTACCGTTCAAAAATGGCAATCATCAACCAACGGCGGTTCAAACTGGAATGATATTTCAAATACTTCTTCTTCACAAAATTACACGAACCTTTCAACAACTACTATGTATAGAGCAGTTGTTCAATCATCGGGTTGTACTGCAAATTCTGCAAGTGCAACAATTACTGTTAATCCAACTACTTCAATCACAACACAACCTACTAACAGCAGTGTTTGTCAAAACAGCAATGCGAGTTTTAACGTTGCTGCTAACGGTGTAGGCTTATCTTACCAATGGCAGGATAACAGTACAGGCAGTTTTGCTGATATTTCAGGTGCTACATCTGCCACACTTAATTTAACTTCAGTAGGTGTTGCGATGAGTGGTCGCCAATATAAATGTATTGTTTCAGGAACCTGTGGTTCTGCAACTTCGAATACTGTTACTTTAACAGTTAGTACACCTAGTATTGGAGGCTCTGTTTCAACAAGTACTTCTGTTTGCGCTGGGTCTAATAGTGGTGTACTTACTTTAAGTGGGCATACTGGAACCGTTCAAAAATGGCAATCTTCTACAAACGGTGGTAGCAATTGGAACGATATTTCAAATACAAGTACCTCTCAATCTTATACAAATTTATCCACTACAACCATGTATCGAGCTGTAGTGGTTAGTGGTGTATGTGCATCAGCAAATTCAACAGCTGCGACAATTACTGTAAATGCTTTACCTACTGCTTATACAGTTACAGGTGGTGGTTCATATTGTACAGGCGGTGCAGGTGTTTCAGTGGGTTTGTCGAATTCTCAAACTGGGGTTAACTATCAGTTAAAACTTGCCGGTATCAATACAGGAAGCCCTGTTGCCGGAACCGGTAGCGCAATTGGGTTTGGAATACATACTACAAGCGGTAACTACACGGTTGAAGCTACCAATACAAGCACAAGTTGTGTAAGTAACATGACAGGGAGTGCAAACATTAACATAAACCCTTTACCTACGGTAAGTTTAGCAGCTAGCACTATTGATTGTTTCAATTCGCTATTAACTGCAACGAATTCGGGAGGAACTATGGCAACTGTTTCTGGAACAAATGGTACTGATTTTAGTATATCAGCTTTTGGAACATCAACTATCAGCAGTAGCATAACATTACCTGCCGGATATTTAACTGCAGCATCTAATATAACAGTAACAATGAACATCGATCATACTGGAGCTGGCGATTTAGTTGCTACATTAATAAGTCCTTCTTGCGGTCAAACTGTATTGTTTAATCGTCCGGGTGGCTCAGGAAATGGGAACGATTTAGTAAATACTGCTGATTATGTTTTTGCTACTTCATTTGGAACAACTTTTCCCGGTTCATCAGGTGGAGAAGTGCCTACTGGAAACTACAACGCTAGCTTTTCCGGTTTGACTTATCCATGTACAAACATAGCTGGAACCTGGACTTTGCAGATACAAGACATGCAATTCAGCAGAGGCGGAACCTTAAGAAGCTGGTCAATTGCTATTTCTAATGCTGGCGGATATACAACTGTATTTAACGGACCTGCTTCGATAGGAACAACTTTAAACACTAATGTTTTAGCAACAGCAACTGTAACTCCTCCTAACGGAACAAACAGTTATACGGCAATTACTACTGATGCCAATGGTTGTGTTTCAGCTCCATCTAATTCAGTAAACGTTGTAATTGCTCCTACTTTTAGTTTATCCTCTCTACCAGCTTCTCAAGTAAGTTGTGTTGGACAAACTGCAACATTTGATGTTGTTGCTAGCGGTAGTGGATTAAGCTATCAATGGAGAAAAGGCTTAAGTAATTTAAGCAACGGTGGAAATATAGCGGGCGCAAACTCTTCTACACTTACTTTATCTAACTTAGCTGCAGTTGATGCTGCCAATAATTACAATGTAGTAGTTACAGATGGTTCTTGCACACTAACAAGCCCAGATGTTTCACTTGGTGTAGGAACAACTTTACCAGCTACTCCGGTTGTTACTCCAACCTCTGCTGTGTTATTTCCGGGTGATATTCAAGCTCTGACTGCAACAAATACTGCAAGCTCAACGCTTGGAACAGGTACTTCAACCAATACTACCACTGGCTATCCTGCAGTTTTGGGAACCTATTATGGTGGAGCACGTCATCAAGTTTTGGTACTTGCTTCTGAATTAACTACAATGGGCATTGTGGCAGGTGAAGCGATAAACAGTATCTCGTTCGATGTTGCAAATACCAACAACGCACATCCTATGACAAATTATACCATTAACATTGGAAATACTGCTCTATCTGCACTCAATGCAACTTTTGTTGGAGGCTTATCGCAAGTATACTATACTGCATCTTATACTGCTAACAATGGTTTGAATTTAATTAATTTTAGTAGTCCCTTTGTTTGGAACGGAACAAGTAATATTGTTATTGAAACAGTATTTAATAACAACTATTTAGGCACAACCACAAATCCAAATTGCTCTATAAAATATACTACTACTGCTTTCACAAGTGTGAATTATTCGCGAGAAGATAATGTTGGAGCGGGTAATGGACCAATTTTAGCACTTAGCTCAGATGGTACAAGTAATCGTAGACCAAATATGGTTTTCGGACATGTTGTACCTTCCTCAATTACCTGGTCGCCGATGGTTGATTTGTATACAGATGCTGCTGCCACTGTAGCCTATACAGGAGGAAACGCAATCATGTTGTATGCTTCACCATCTTCAACTACAACTTATAGTGCTATTGCAACTAGTAGTTTAGGTTGTCCTTCAGCTAGTAGCTCTTCTGCTACATTAACAGTAATTACAACTCCTCCGAATTGTGTAACTGCCACTGTAAACGGTGCTGCATGTGTAACTGCCACCAGTTTAAGTTGGCCGGCTGCAAGCAATTATCCTTCCGGATATTATGTATATGTTGGAACAGACAATCCACCAACCAATATGATTTATCAACAAGATATTGGATTAACGACTTCATATAATTTACCAAGTTTACAAGGTGCAACCACCTATTATTATCAAATTGCTCCTTATAATGCAAATGGAGAAAATACACTTTGCGCTGCCGGTTCATTTGTATCGGGAACTTCTGCAACCAGTCAAGTTACACAAGTTACGGCCTATACAATTAGTTTAGAAAATGCGGTAGTTCCGGCATTGCCTTGTGGGGTAATAAGTTCAGATGAAAACTTCCCGAACGATGCTACTAGCTGGTACACATCAACTGCAGCACCTAGAAGCGGCGGAAAACATTTGAGTATTGACAAAAATCCAAACAATGTAACTGCAAAAGATGATTGGGTGTATTCAGCACCACTTGCATTAACTGCTGGCAAATTGTATCGAATTTATTGGTATTCACGTGTAAGTTCAGCTGCACATACCGAAAACTACGAAGTATTTATGAGCAATTCACCAGATGCAGCAACCATGCTAACTACATCATCTATTTTCACTGGTGCGACCAATTTACTGAGCTATCAATTAGACTCAAGTGCCGATATTATTCCTCCGTTCACCGGTGAGTATTACTTTGCTATTCATGCAAACAGTCCTGCCAACAGAGGTAGTTTGTATCTTGATGATATATCTGTTATTGAAATACCGGTTACTGCATTATCGCCACTTTCATGTACTACAATTCCTTCTATGTCTGATCAGTTGTTCTGTAACACCATCTTAGGAGCTCAAGATTATAAATACAAAATTGAAAATTTAAGTACCAGTTTTTCATACGAATACACGCGAAACTTTGCAATTCCTGATTTTCGATTGATTTGGGCACCTGGTGTATTGTATGGTAATACTTATGATGTTTCAGTTTCTTATAAGAAAAACAATGTGTGGTCACCATACGGAGCTGCTTGTCCGGTAACTATTGGTGCATTCCCAATTATACAATTACGTCCATCTTCTTGTGGTATTTCAATAACCGATCAAAGTGTTCAACTCTTTACTGATTCGGTACCGGGAGCAAACGATTACGAATACCGTATAGTTAATTCAACCTTAGGATACGATCATACCTGGTCACGTGGAAATACTTCTACTAATTACCGCTTGTCATGGGCTTATCAGTATTCACCAATTTTAGTTGAGAGTTTGCCTTATGGATATACTTACGATGTACAAGTTCGTGCTTTGGTTGGAAAAACCGGTGCTGCTTACGGAAATCTTCCGGGTGAATTCGGTAGTTTTGGATCTGTTTGTACTATTACACTTGCCGGTAGCCCACAAACTCAATTAAAACCAACTTCATGTGGAATAACTTTAAACAATTTAACCGATCAAATATTCTGTATTCCAGTATCAGGTGCAACTGATTATGAATATCATATTGAAAACTCATTTATTGGTTATGATAAGTATGTTACACGAAATTCCGTTAATACTGATTTCCGTTTATCTTGGATATCTTCAAATACTGTAATGGGCTTACGTTTTGCAACTACTTACAACATTTCGGTAAGAGCTAAAGTGGGTGGAGTTTGGTTGAATTTCGGACCAATGTGTCAAGTTACAACACCTGCACATCCAATGACTAAATTGCAAAATGCGTATTGTACTTATACTTTACCTACTTTTCAAACTACTTTGTATAGCGATGCTGTGTTAGGTGTTACGAATTACCGTTACCACATTACCGGCCCTAACGGATACGATCGAATTGTTGAAAGAAATGCTCCTAGCAATGACTTTAAATTTACATGGTCGATGAAATGTTGTGGGCAACAAAATGTGTTACCAAATACAACTTACCAAGTTGAGGTTGCAACTTATGCAGGTGGAGTTTGGAGCGATTATGGAACTCCTTGCGATGTAACTATTGGAAATAGCATATCCCGAATGGCAGCTACCAACATGAATGAAGTTAGTGAGCTAACTCCTGAAATGGGCGCTGTGTCGGTAAATGTTTACCCTAATCCAGCTGTTGCCGGACAAGTATTTACAATTAATGTAAACGGGTTTGATGATGAAACATCTTCTGTTTATCAAATTAATTTGTATGATGCAATTGGTAAAGTAGTTTACACTTCTACAAATAAAGCAAATGCAAGTGGTGAGTTAATATTAACTCCCGACTTACAACTTGCAGCAGGTGTTTATTTTATTGAAGTAAAAAACAATGCAATAAGTTTACGCGAAAAGCTTGTAGTTGAATAA
- a CDS encoding MarR family transcriptional regulator/GNAT family N-acetyltransferase, whose amino-acid sequence MSEPDFINQLQELALGTRLKRLSDTLMGDVAKIYKDEHLDFEPRWFTMLYLLNKEKTLSIIEISDRLKLTHPAVVQFANQLKSKKFVLEKKDKNDARKRMLAISTKGKLVVEKLQPILIQIENSTRDLLQESGVDLLYSIEKVEKSLHTQSMYNRVKLGLKKRMLSEVKITPFQSKYRADFKQLNESWIQKFFTPEKSDNQILGNPEKYILESGGEVFFAVHQKKAIGTIGISNHGKGIFEVNKMAVAEEFQGLSIGAKLLTEAIAFAKKKRAKQVYLESNTKLRAAIHLYDKLGFKEVKDFTSSTYKRTNIKMTYMFN is encoded by the coding sequence ATGAGTGAGCCGGACTTTATCAATCAATTGCAAGAACTAGCATTGGGAACTCGCCTAAAAAGGCTGAGTGATACGCTCATGGGAGATGTTGCTAAAATTTATAAAGACGAACATCTCGATTTTGAACCACGATGGTTTACCATGCTTTATTTGTTGAACAAAGAAAAAACGCTTTCAATTATTGAGATCTCTGATCGTTTAAAACTTACACATCCTGCAGTAGTTCAATTCGCAAATCAATTAAAAAGCAAAAAATTTGTGCTTGAAAAAAAAGACAAAAATGATGCTCGAAAACGCATGTTGGCAATTAGTACCAAAGGAAAGTTAGTAGTTGAAAAACTTCAACCTATATTGATTCAAATTGAAAATTCAACACGCGATTTATTGCAGGAAAGCGGGGTTGACTTACTATACAGTATTGAAAAGGTGGAGAAATCTCTACACACTCAAAGCATGTACAACCGGGTTAAATTGGGATTAAAAAAGCGCATGCTTTCAGAGGTAAAAATTACTCCCTTCCAATCGAAATACAGAGCTGATTTTAAACAATTAAATGAAAGCTGGATTCAAAAATTTTTTACCCCTGAAAAATCAGACAATCAAATTTTGGGAAATCCTGAAAAATATATTTTAGAGAGCGGTGGTGAAGTGTTTTTCGCTGTACACCAAAAAAAAGCAATTGGAACAATTGGGATTTCAAATCATGGAAAAGGGATATTTGAAGTAAATAAAATGGCGGTTGCCGAAGAATTTCAAGGACTATCAATTGGTGCTAAATTGTTAACAGAGGCCATTGCTTTTGCAAAGAAAAAAAGAGCTAAACAAGTCTATCTTGAATCAAACACAAAACTTCGTGCGGCTATACATTTGTATGATAAACTTGGATTTAAAGAGGTTAAAGATTTTACTTCTAGTACCTACAAACGGACCAATATTAAAATGACCTATATGTTTAATTGA
- a CDS encoding DUF885 domain-containing protein translates to MKSIHFITFLLASLLIACSGAVSTDKNEGNSEQADTLFESYFNERMRLFPLEATLNGENQYNDLLPCDISDSYREKLREFYTRYLRLVTSYSSDKLSDNDRITCAILKREMEVSLEGLKFHDNYQPIQQFWSTPITMAQLGSGSSNQPFTSPKDYANFLSRINAFSDWCDSAIVYMRKGIASGEVMPAILMERTLPQLQNMVVSDPKLSVFYGPINLLPSHFSQSEKEQITREYEKAILEKINPSYKKLADFVSSEYLPKCRQTAGILAIPGGKERYQYLIKQWTTTDLTADEVFELGKSEVSRIRGEMEKIMHETGYDGDLKSFFAYINNDKKFFPFKTPEEVLNAYRSIEVKMAPQLSRLFGKKPRAKFEVRETEKFREASASAEYNNAAPDGSRPGIFYVPIVDATKCNYFGMESLFLHEAIPGHHYQTSLQSENTTLPKFRRFIWYGAFGEGWALYTESLGKELGLYTDPYQRFGSLSKEMHRAIRLVTDAGIHAKGWTREEAINYSLENEPGDANAIATEIERYMAIPGQALSYKIGQLKILALRKEAEAALGRNFNLSNFHDELLNEGCLPISVLEDKIRNWIKKMGGGSELVNCHNTTTSCRAYL, encoded by the coding sequence ATGAAATCAATACACTTTATAACATTTTTGTTGGCAAGTTTGTTAATTGCTTGCTCCGGTGCTGTTTCAACAGATAAAAATGAAGGCAATAGCGAACAGGCAGATACGCTTTTTGAAAGCTATTTCAATGAACGTATGCGCTTGTTTCCACTTGAGGCAACCTTAAACGGAGAAAACCAATACAATGATTTATTGCCTTGTGATATTAGTGATAGCTATCGTGAAAAATTAAGGGAATTTTATACTCGGTACCTACGTTTGGTTACTTCTTACTCCAGTGATAAATTATCAGATAACGATCGAATTACCTGTGCTATTCTGAAGAGAGAAATGGAAGTAAGTTTGGAAGGTTTGAAGTTTCACGACAATTACCAGCCCATTCAGCAGTTTTGGAGTACCCCAATTACCATGGCGCAATTAGGATCGGGAAGCAGCAATCAACCCTTTACCAGCCCTAAAGATTACGCTAATTTTTTATCGCGCATCAATGCCTTTTCTGATTGGTGCGATTCGGCAATTGTGTATATGCGTAAAGGGATTGCATCGGGGGAGGTTATGCCTGCAATACTCATGGAGCGCACCTTGCCCCAATTACAAAACATGGTGGTAAGTGACCCAAAGTTAAGTGTATTCTATGGCCCCATTAACTTGCTTCCTTCACACTTTTCTCAATCTGAAAAAGAGCAAATCACCCGCGAATACGAAAAAGCAATTCTTGAAAAAATAAATCCATCGTATAAAAAACTAGCCGATTTTGTAAGTAGTGAATACTTGCCAAAATGCCGTCAAACTGCAGGAATATTGGCTATTCCAGGAGGGAAAGAGCGGTATCAGTATTTAATTAAACAATGGACTACAACAGACTTAACAGCTGATGAAGTTTTTGAATTGGGCAAAAGTGAGGTGAGCAGAATACGAGGAGAAATGGAAAAAATTATGCACGAAACCGGCTACGATGGTGATTTAAAATCATTTTTTGCATACATCAATAACGATAAAAAATTCTTTCCATTTAAAACACCAGAGGAAGTGCTAAATGCTTATCGTTCCATTGAAGTAAAGATGGCGCCTCAACTCAGTCGCTTATTTGGCAAAAAACCACGTGCAAAATTTGAGGTACGAGAAACCGAAAAATTTCGTGAAGCAAGTGCCAGCGCAGAGTATAACAATGCAGCGCCCGATGGTTCAAGACCCGGAATTTTTTATGTGCCCATTGTAGATGCAACTAAATGCAATTATTTTGGCATGGAATCATTGTTCTTGCACGAAGCCATTCCAGGTCATCATTATCAAACCTCCCTTCAATCTGAAAACACAACATTGCCAAAATTCAGACGTTTTATTTGGTATGGTGCCTTTGGTGAAGGATGGGCTTTGTATACCGAATCGCTTGGAAAAGAGCTGGGATTGTATACCGACCCTTATCAACGATTTGGAAGTCTTAGCAAGGAAATGCACCGTGCAATTCGTTTGGTTACTGATGCCGGCATACACGCAAAAGGTTGGACACGTGAAGAAGCAATTAATTATTCCTTAGAAAATGAACCGGGAGATGCTAATGCAATAGCAACCGAAATTGAACGTTATATGGCAATACCAGGACAGGCGTTGAGTTATAAAATTGGACAGTTAAAAATACTTGCGCTTCGAAAAGAAGCAGAAGCTGCACTTGGTAGAAATTTTAATTTGAGCAACTTTCACGACGAGCTATTAAATGAAGGTTGTTTGCCAATTAGCGTGCTAGAGGATAAAATTCGCAATTGGATAAAAAAAATGGGAGGAGGCAGTGAGTTAGTAAACTGTCACAATACTACCACCTCTTGCAGGGCATATTTATAG